In one window of Gemmatimonadota bacterium DNA:
- a CDS encoding sugar transferase: MGVADVRAVPKQGGLEVIRRLWDLVAASGLLLLTLPILIPAAVLVLVSDGRPVFFGHRRIGRDGKAFRCWKLRTMAVDAEDRLRGNVELDQLHRESGFKLPVEHDPRITPVGRWLRRRYIDEIPQLINVLGGDLSLVGPRPVVEEELALFGDGVAELLQIRPGIFGAWNSLGTDRPAYPERAQIELDYVRNRGIAADIKILVRSVRSVVQGEPTP; this comes from the coding sequence GTGGGCGTAGCGGATGTAAGGGCCGTACCGAAGCAGGGTGGCTTGGAGGTGATCAGGCGACTCTGGGACCTCGTCGCGGCCTCCGGACTCCTCCTCCTCACTCTGCCGATCCTGATTCCCGCTGCCGTGCTCGTCCTCGTATCGGACGGGCGTCCGGTCTTCTTCGGTCACCGACGGATCGGTCGCGATGGCAAGGCCTTCAGGTGCTGGAAGCTGCGCACGATGGCCGTGGACGCGGAAGATCGACTCCGGGGCAACGTCGAGCTGGACCAGCTCCACCGCGAGAGCGGGTTCAAGCTCCCGGTGGAGCACGATCCGCGCATCACCCCTGTCGGTCGGTGGCTCCGTCGTCGGTACATCGACGAGATCCCGCAGCTCATCAACGTCCTGGGGGGAGACCTGTCCCTCGTCGGGCCGCGCCCCGTGGTAGAGGAGGAGCTCGCACTCTTCGGCGATGGGGTCGCGGAGCTGCTCCAGATTCGTCCCGGCATTTTCGGCGCGTGGAACTCGCTCGGGACTGACCGTCCTGCGTATCCCGAGCGAGCCCAGATCGAGCTCGACTACGTACGCAATCGAGGGATCGCGGCGGACATCAAGATCCTCGTGCGCTCGGTTCGGTCGGTCGTTCAGGGCGAACCGACTCCTTGA
- a CDS encoding oligosaccharide flippase family protein, with the protein MNSPSPAGVIESPPVQDDARTRRAVGRNAIALLFAYLLTRGFTFASVVVAARVLGTSEFGSYGTAAAYAVILSIVATLGMMPLLIREIARQPERAAGLLRAAHIVKTGSNIVMLVMLIALARWLGYETDVARASLLLGIGYALGSYAENLSAYYQAVERMHVWTQASAIFGFVSGVGGIAVVLATQDMVLFCIFPALGWSAACVWLLARAPRDVRRGVPVRRADVVALLRALLPFAAAFVLIAVYYKIDVLLLARWQTPEHVGVYSAGYKFVDIFQALVVVASAAVYPRLSRMSQPQAGQPSPAGARSLELILLCAVPVAGLLYFLAGPFITALFGASYSDSIPVLRTLALVLPFLAVTIHGGYLLAAAARMTAVAWLYLVALVVNVTLNALLIPFAAGQGAALAMVGSEALLAVGFLAVLRVLVRTGPRAPVLLAVLTVGGVGALLSVLPIFGSYGAAALFLVAVLFAYPLTGAFTARDAALLRDALWPRGAVGAGA; encoded by the coding sequence TTGAACTCCCCGTCGCCGGCCGGAGTGATCGAGAGTCCACCGGTCCAGGACGATGCGCGCACGCGCCGAGCGGTCGGGCGGAACGCGATCGCTCTCCTCTTCGCCTACCTGCTAACTCGCGGCTTCACCTTCGCCTCGGTGGTCGTCGCGGCACGCGTGCTGGGCACGTCGGAGTTCGGGTCGTACGGGACCGCCGCGGCGTACGCGGTCATCCTGAGCATAGTCGCCACTCTGGGCATGATGCCGCTGCTCATCCGCGAGATCGCGCGACAGCCCGAGCGGGCGGCCGGACTGCTGCGCGCTGCGCATATCGTCAAGACCGGCTCCAACATCGTGATGCTGGTCATGCTGATCGCGCTCGCGCGCTGGCTGGGGTACGAGACCGACGTGGCGCGCGCGTCGCTGCTCTTGGGGATCGGGTACGCGCTGGGCTCGTATGCGGAGAACCTCTCGGCGTACTATCAGGCCGTGGAACGCATGCACGTATGGACGCAGGCGAGTGCGATCTTCGGCTTCGTATCCGGCGTGGGTGGCATCGCGGTCGTGCTGGCGACCCAGGACATGGTCCTCTTTTGCATCTTCCCGGCGCTCGGTTGGAGTGCCGCGTGTGTGTGGCTGCTCGCGCGGGCACCCCGGGACGTGCGTCGGGGTGTCCCCGTCCGCCGGGCGGACGTTGTGGCGCTGCTGCGGGCGCTCCTCCCCTTCGCGGCCGCGTTCGTATTGATCGCGGTCTACTACAAGATCGACGTCCTGCTCTTGGCCCGGTGGCAGACCCCCGAGCACGTTGGCGTATATTCAGCGGGCTATAAGTTCGTGGACATCTTTCAGGCGTTGGTCGTCGTCGCGAGCGCTGCCGTCTATCCGCGCCTCTCCCGCATGTCCCAGCCGCAAGCGGGCCAGCCCTCGCCGGCCGGCGCTCGCTCGCTCGAGTTGATCCTCCTGTGCGCGGTGCCGGTCGCGGGCCTTCTGTACTTCCTGGCGGGGCCCTTCATCACAGCGTTGTTCGGTGCGTCCTACTCGGATTCGATCCCGGTCCTGCGTACTTTGGCGCTCGTGCTCCCGTTCCTCGCGGTCACCATCCACGGCGGCTATTTGCTGGCGGCGGCCGCACGCATGACTGCCGTGGCGTGGCTATATCTGGTGGCCCTGGTCGTGAACGTCACCCTGAACGCGCTACTCATTCCGTTTGCTGCGGGCCAGGGCGCGGCGCTGGCGATGGTCGGCTCTGAAGCGCTGCTCGCGGTGGGCTTCCTGGCCGTGCTGCGGGTGCTCGTGAGGACCGGACCACGCGCTCCCGTTTTGTTGGCCGTGCTCACCGTGGGTGGGGTCGGTGCCCTCCTCTCGGTGCTGCCGATCTTCGGTAGTTATGGGGCGGCGGCTCTGTTCCTGGTGGCGGTGCTCTTCGCGTATCCCCTCACGGGGGCGTTCACCGCCCGCGACGCTGCACTGCTGCGTGACGCCCTGTGGCCGCGGGGTGCGGTGGGGGCGGGCGCTTGA
- a CDS encoding SLBB domain-containing protein, with translation MRLPPIFAALLRLMRVRTLPTVPWLPVGLLVLMPTSALLAQVPERNLLRLGPGDRVRVEVAGDSTLSGDFDIDSEGRVLVPIVGLATAAGRPFGEVAREIVDGFNRELVGPLVRVIPLLRVSVLGEVQTPGLYWVDPTMTLAEVLAASGGLTDSARQEDVRIRRGAELIVLSADAQILPSLRSGDRIVVGRRGFVSDNGPLLIGAAASVLAAVLTSLILR, from the coding sequence ATGCGTCTCCCGCCGATTTTCGCCGCCCTCTTGCGTCTAATGCGCGTCCGGACGCTCCCCACGGTCCCCTGGCTGCCCGTGGGGCTACTCGTGCTGATGCCGACGTCGGCGCTGCTCGCCCAGGTGCCCGAGCGCAACCTGCTCCGCCTGGGTCCCGGCGACCGAGTCCGCGTAGAGGTCGCAGGAGACTCAACGCTTTCGGGGGACTTCGATATCGACTCCGAAGGCAGAGTACTCGTGCCGATCGTGGGTCTCGCTACTGCGGCGGGTCGCCCCTTTGGCGAGGTGGCTCGCGAGATCGTCGACGGCTTCAACCGTGAGCTGGTCGGTCCGCTGGTCCGGGTCATCCCGCTGCTGCGCGTCTCCGTGCTGGGCGAGGTGCAGACCCCCGGGCTCTACTGGGTCGATCCGACCATGACGCTCGCCGAAGTGCTGGCCGCCTCGGGTGGCCTGACGGACTCGGCGCGTCAGGAAGACGTTCGCATCCGACGGGGCGCCGAGTTGATCGTGCTCTCCGCAGACGCGCAGATCCTGCCCAGTCTGCGGTCGGGCGACCGTATCGTCGTCGGCCGCCGCGGCTTCGTCAGCGACAACGGACCGCTGCTCATCGGGGCCGCGGCCTCGGTTCTCGCGGCGGTACTTACGAGCTTGATCCTACGATGA